A genomic segment from Gracilimonas sediminicola encodes:
- a CDS encoding AraC family transcriptional regulator, with the protein MDEKHFHIKNMVCSHCAEVLEEKLLAADFEIQKIELGQLTLSNPVTADEYERLIQVVRNNGFELINDKGSRIVEQIKQLIIQLIRTDKELEGNLSAYLSKKINKDYQQLSRLFSNVEGKSIERYYILQKIERAKELIVYGEQSLTEIAYELGYSSQQHFSRQFKKETGLSPSHFKDVKENKRISIDKL; encoded by the coding sequence ATGGATGAAAAACACTTTCACATAAAAAACATGGTGTGCAGTCACTGCGCGGAAGTTCTGGAAGAAAAGCTGCTGGCTGCCGATTTTGAGATTCAGAAAATCGAACTCGGACAGCTGACCTTATCAAATCCGGTTACCGCAGATGAATACGAACGCCTGATTCAAGTTGTGCGCAACAATGGGTTTGAATTGATTAACGATAAAGGCAGCCGGATTGTAGAGCAGATTAAACAGCTTATCATTCAGTTGATCCGCACCGACAAGGAGCTGGAGGGCAACCTGTCTGCCTATCTTTCCAAAAAAATTAATAAAGATTATCAGCAGCTCAGTCGGTTGTTTTCCAATGTGGAGGGGAAATCCATTGAGCGGTATTACATCCTGCAGAAAATTGAGCGGGCCAAAGAGCTTATTGTTTATGGCGAACAAAGCCTCACGGAAATCGCCTATGAGCTTGGATATAGCAGTCAGCAGCATTTCTCCCGACAGTTTAAGAAAGAAACCGGGCTGTCACCCTCTCACTTTAAGGACGTGAAGGAGAACAAGCGCATCTCCATCGACAAGCTCTGA
- a CDS encoding serine/threonine-protein kinase, which translates to MDEQRWHTINQILDTALGLQEKTRNEYVRETCGTDTNLADQILSLLSELPESDVFWEAEKKLSETLLRDYSQNVLNKELSETLLPFKIGKYEATELIGRGGMGTVYKARRIDGEFERIAAIKVVNEFFLSDSTMERFRRERQILARLNHPNIAVLFDGGVLEDGRPYLIMELIEGTSITEYSVEHHLPLSERIELLKKLCLTVHYAHQNLIVHRDLKPSNILVNEMGELKVLDFGIARLLKENIYEENAHRVLSLQYASPEQIQNKKITTASDIYNLGLLGWELICNEKPLNFSGISRNEAEEIILNKPPNTLSQTIPSDLQAILQKAIQKKPEDRYSSALEFHQDLEDFQQKRPVKAVPGNYRYKTRRFVTRNLKFVVAAVVFVLSLSTLLFYHIQTVSHERDKALEEAEKARITSAFMSGVFENADYTRDDESAITSNQFLDDGVEYIHRDLGHYPDVQAQLLETVARVHQNLGNLDKAEELYLEVKDIRESLPSDHPDKYLLASCYHNLGDFYRDKGDYSKSEYYYIQALEEKQNNPDTEIASLGNTMEGLGWIWFIQGKTTKADSIILSAKSGYEAAEMNETMLYSNILQNLSWIYFSQGSRHTADSLFRVTLDLREQLYNQDAPNATRKAIAQTLHSLGWATFVQGNLDEAADFTQRAIEIRDEVLGRNHFETAWSINNLGLIERARNNRSRAEQLLQEAYTIRKEVLGESHPHTIQSLNNLKLFEQDLN; encoded by the coding sequence ATGGATGAACAACGCTGGCATACGATTAATCAAATACTGGACACCGCTCTGGGTCTTCAGGAAAAAACACGTAATGAGTATGTGCGGGAAACGTGTGGCACAGACACCAACCTTGCCGACCAAATTCTTTCCCTGTTAAGCGAACTGCCTGAAAGCGATGTTTTTTGGGAAGCCGAGAAGAAGCTCAGCGAAACCCTGCTTCGTGATTATTCCCAAAATGTGCTTAACAAAGAGCTGTCCGAAACGCTTCTCCCTTTCAAAATCGGCAAGTATGAGGCCACAGAGCTGATAGGCCGCGGCGGCATGGGTACGGTGTACAAAGCCCGGAGAATTGATGGCGAGTTTGAGCGGATTGCAGCCATTAAAGTTGTGAATGAGTTCTTTCTTTCGGATTCCACTATGGAGAGATTCCGAAGAGAACGCCAAATTCTCGCCCGGTTAAATCACCCCAATATTGCCGTTCTTTTCGATGGCGGAGTCCTTGAAGACGGGCGTCCATATCTGATTATGGAATTAATAGAGGGCACCTCAATCACAGAGTATTCGGTTGAACATCATTTGCCACTCTCAGAGCGAATTGAGCTCCTGAAGAAACTCTGCCTTACCGTTCATTACGCTCATCAAAACCTGATTGTGCACCGCGACCTGAAGCCCTCCAATATTCTGGTTAATGAGATGGGGGAACTAAAAGTTCTGGACTTTGGGATTGCCCGGCTTTTGAAAGAGAATATATATGAAGAAAACGCCCATCGGGTGTTGAGCCTGCAATACGCTTCCCCGGAGCAAATTCAGAATAAGAAAATTACGACTGCCTCAGATATTTATAACTTGGGACTCCTGGGTTGGGAGCTGATTTGTAACGAAAAGCCTCTTAATTTTTCGGGAATAAGCAGGAATGAAGCAGAGGAGATCATCCTGAATAAACCTCCGAATACACTTTCACAAACCATCCCATCTGATCTGCAGGCTATACTTCAGAAAGCTATTCAAAAAAAGCCTGAAGACCGGTATTCATCGGCGCTTGAATTCCACCAGGATCTGGAAGACTTTCAGCAAAAGAGGCCTGTAAAAGCTGTCCCCGGGAATTACAGATACAAAACCCGCAGATTTGTAACCCGAAATCTAAAATTCGTAGTTGCAGCCGTGGTTTTTGTTCTATCGCTTTCCACACTGTTATTCTATCATATTCAAACCGTTTCGCATGAACGGGACAAGGCCCTTGAAGAAGCTGAAAAAGCCCGGATTACGAGTGCCTTTATGTCGGGCGTATTTGAGAATGCGGACTACACCCGGGATGATGAATCGGCCATTACATCTAACCAATTTCTTGATGACGGAGTTGAATACATTCACCGGGACTTGGGACATTATCCTGATGTACAGGCACAGCTGCTCGAAACCGTAGCCCGAGTCCATCAAAACCTCGGGAATCTGGATAAGGCCGAAGAGTTGTATTTAGAAGTGAAGGATATCAGAGAGTCTCTTCCCTCCGATCATCCGGATAAATACCTATTGGCTTCCTGTTATCACAATCTGGGTGACTTTTACCGGGACAAAGGAGACTACTCCAAATCGGAGTACTATTACATTCAGGCATTAGAAGAAAAACAAAACAATCCTGACACGGAAATAGCTTCTCTTGGAAATACAATGGAGGGCTTAGGGTGGATTTGGTTTATACAAGGAAAGACCACCAAAGCAGATTCCATTATACTAAGTGCCAAATCGGGTTATGAGGCGGCTGAAATGAACGAAACCATGCTCTACTCAAATATACTTCAAAACCTGTCTTGGATATATTTTTCACAAGGAAGCCGCCATACAGCTGACAGCCTTTTTAGAGTCACCCTGGATCTGCGAGAACAACTTTACAACCAGGATGCCCCAAATGCTACAAGGAAAGCTATCGCCCAAACGCTTCATAGCCTGGGCTGGGCAACTTTTGTGCAGGGCAATCTCGATGAGGCAGCTGATTTTACCCAACGAGCAATAGAAATTCGGGATGAGGTATTGGGTCGAAATCACTTCGAAACAGCCTGGAGCATCAATAATCTTGGATTGATAGAGCGAGCCCGTAATAATAGAAGCAGAGCCGAGCAACTTCTACAAGAGGCCTATACCATCCGAAAAGAGGTGTTGGGGGAATCACATCCTCACACTATTCAAAGCTTAAACAACCTTAAGCTTTTTGAGCAGGACCTTAATTGA
- a CDS encoding ECF-type sigma factor, whose protein sequence is MKGEVTELLLDWKAGDQKASEAIFPLVYARLKEIAHAHIIRERNDLTFQKTDLVHEVFLKMIDQTRIEASDRNHFYSIASRCMRQILVDYARKKNSKKRGSGQKAVTLDENLAGESASPTDIIRIDEALDKLAGLDERMSKVTELHFFGGLSIPETADVLGVSTSTIDREWKKAKLWLYQFISEQKE, encoded by the coding sequence GTGAAGGGAGAGGTAACAGAATTGCTCTTAGACTGGAAAGCCGGCGACCAAAAGGCTTCCGAAGCTATTTTCCCGTTGGTATATGCCCGGCTGAAGGAGATTGCCCATGCCCACATTATCCGTGAACGCAACGACCTGACTTTTCAAAAAACGGATTTAGTGCATGAAGTTTTTCTGAAAATGATAGATCAAACCCGGATCGAAGCCTCTGACCGAAATCATTTCTACAGTATTGCTTCCCGCTGTATGAGGCAAATTTTGGTGGATTATGCCCGCAAAAAGAACAGCAAAAAAAGAGGGTCGGGGCAAAAAGCCGTTACACTGGATGAAAACCTGGCCGGCGAATCCGCTTCGCCTACTGATATTATTCGCATCGATGAGGCTTTGGATAAATTAGCCGGGCTGGACGAGCGGATGTCAAAAGTTACTGAACTTCACTTTTTTGGCGGCTTGAGTATTCCCGAAACTGCTGATGTTCTCGGAGTTTCCACCAGTACCATCGACCGGGAATGGAAAAAAGCCAAACTTTGGCTTTATCAATTTATATCTGAACAAAAAGAATGA